Genomic DNA from Bartonella alsatica:
TATAAAAGCCTAAATTAACAATGTCGTGCTTTCAAGAATTAACTTTAAATAGAGGGAATATATTAAGTAAGTTCATTGAGCGCTTTTTGACAATTTTGTATCCCCCATTTTGCCCTGGATGTAAGCAAAGAGTTTCTGCTTATGGTACAATTTGTTCTGATTGTTGGAAAGGTTTTCAATTTATCACAAAGCCTTATTGTCCTGTTATGGGAATCCCTTTTATTTGTGATATGGGGGATGGTTTTCTTAGTGGTGAAGCTCTTAAAAATTCTCTTCCTTTTTCGCGTGTTCGCTCGGCTATTATTCATAAGGGAGTAGCACAAGTTCTGGTAACGCGATTAAAATATGGTGATCATATAGAACTGGCATCTTTTATGGCTAATTGGATGATATTTGCTGGGCGCGAGATTATTGATGATTGTGATGTTATTATTTCGGTTCCTTTGCATTTTCGTCGTTTTTTAAGGCGGCGTTATAATCAATCTGCCGAGCTTGCTCGCTATATTGCACTAGCGCAGAAAAAAAGTTTTAAGCCTGGCTGGCTTGTGCGTTGTCGACATACCCGCCCGCAGGTGAATTTATCTGCTAGGGAACGAAAATTGAATGTGCTGAATGCTTTTGAAGTGCCACGTAAAGTTAGAAAATATCTAAAGGGACTTTCCATTTTATTAATTGATGATGTTTTCACAACAGGTGCGACAGTTACAGCAGCTGCTGCAACATTAAAACGTGCAGGTGCACGGCAGGTTGATGTGTTAACATTTTCGCGTGTACTAAAAGAGACTTCAGTGCTTCCTGCTTCTTAAGAGAATTTTTAAGTTGGAACTACTTTGAAAATATTGGAGAATAACACTATGAAAGAGATAATACTCTATACACGTCCTAATTGTCCTTACTGCATGAAAGCACGTGATTTACTTGATAAAAAAGGGATAAAATATACAGATATTGATGCGTCAACTTCTCTTCGACAAGAAATGGTGCAACGAGCGCATGGACGCAATACATTTCCACAAATTTTTATCGGTGATTATCATGTTGGCGGTTGCGATGATCTGTATGCTTTAGAAGATGAGGGGAAGCTCAATTCTTTGTTGCAAGGTGTACAGAAATTGTAGAATATGCTCACCTAAAATTTTTTGCCAGAAGCAGATAATTAACGTCCATATTTTTTGAACGATTCCAACTGTCATTTAATGGATTATAGGTAATACCAATTTCGTCGACGACAGTGAGAGCGTTTTGTAATAAGAGATTTTTAAGTTCTCGAGGTTTTAGGAATTTTTTATAGTCATGAGTTCCTTTAGGAAGCCAACGTAAAACGTATTCGGCGCCTACAATCGCTAGTCCCCATGCTTTCCAGGTGCGGTTGAGTGTTGAGACAAACATCAGCCCTTTTGGTTTAAGCATTTTTGCTGTGGCTGCTATGAAGAGATTGACATCAGCAACATGTTCAACAACTTCCATATTGAGGATGATATCAAATTTCTCTCCTTCAGCGGCTAGCACTTCTGCCGTAGTGGTACGATAATCAATTGAAAAGCCGTTTTGGAATGCGTGAATTTTTGCGACTTCAATATTTGTTGGTGCAGCATCAGCTCCTACGACTATAGCACCGAGTTGTGCCATTGGTTCGCATAGCAAACCACCACCACAGCCAATATCAAGAATTCTCAAATTTTCGAAAGGCATAAGTGAAACAGGATTGCGATTAAATTCTAAACAAATTTTTTCTCTAATATAAGCAAGACGTGTTGGATTGAATTGATGAAGTGGGCGAAATTTTCCTTGTGGATTCCACCATTCCGCAGCAATACGTGAAAAATGATCAAGTTCATTTTGATCAATGGTGCTACGTGTTTTATTTACCATGTCACTCTCCTTGTTATTTTTATGCCAAATCAGGTGGATTTTATCTTAAAGTCAAGGGAAATTAATATGAACATAACTAACCTTGCACAAATGATAGATATTCGGTATGTGAAAAGATGGTTTTTTGATAGGATAGTAAGGCACTATTCCCACTGTCGTTTAAGATAAGAAATGTAAAAAGAGTGTGATTGATGGCGCGCATTGTTATGAAATTTGGCGGAACATCTGTAGCTAACGTTGAACGTATTCATAATGTTGCACGGCATGTCAAAAAAGAGGTGGATGCAGGTAATGAAGTTGCCGTTGTGGTATCTGCAATGGCTGGAAAAACCAATGAGCTTGTTCAGTGGACTTA
This window encodes:
- the grxC gene encoding glutaredoxin 3 yields the protein MKEIILYTRPNCPYCMKARDLLDKKGIKYTDIDASTSLRQEMVQRAHGRNTFPQIFIGDYHVGGCDDLYALEDEGKLNSLLQGVQKL
- the ubiG gene encoding bifunctional 2-polyprenyl-6-hydroxyphenol methylase/3-demethylubiquinol 3-O-methyltransferase UbiG, with product MVNKTRSTIDQNELDHFSRIAAEWWNPQGKFRPLHQFNPTRLAYIREKICLEFNRNPVSLMPFENLRILDIGCGGGLLCEPMAQLGAIVVGADAAPTNIEVAKIHAFQNGFSIDYRTTTAEVLAAEGEKFDIILNMEVVEHVADVNLFIAATAKMLKPKGLMFVSTLNRTWKAWGLAIVGAEYVLRWLPKGTHDYKKFLKPRELKNLLLQNALTVVDEIGITYNPLNDSWNRSKNMDVNYLLLAKNFR
- a CDS encoding ComF family protein; its protein translation is MSCFQELTLNRGNILSKFIERFLTILYPPFCPGCKQRVSAYGTICSDCWKGFQFITKPYCPVMGIPFICDMGDGFLSGEALKNSLPFSRVRSAIIHKGVAQVLVTRLKYGDHIELASFMANWMIFAGREIIDDCDVIISVPLHFRRFLRRRYNQSAELARYIALAQKKSFKPGWLVRCRHTRPQVNLSARERKLNVLNAFEVPRKVRKYLKGLSILLIDDVFTTGATVTAAAATLKRAGARQVDVLTFSRVLKETSVLPAS